A stretch of DNA from Rhodococcus sp. NBC_00297:
CACCTTCAGCGCGGCGATACCGATCGCCGCGGCGACGACGAGCAGCTGCAGGATGTTGAAGTTCAGTGTGGTGCTCAGCGCACCCTCGGTCTCGCTGGTGCGGGCGCCGAGCGCCAGGAAGTTGTTGGGGACGAGGCCGGTGAGGAACGACCACCACGACCCTGTGCTCGACGGTTCCTTCCCGAGATCTGGCGAGACGCCGGTGCGCGAACCCGGTTGCGCGACAAGCCCGATGATGATGCCGACGATCACGGCGATGAACGCGGTGATCGCGAACCAGAGCAGGGTCTGGCCCGCCAGGCGTGCCGCGTTGGTGACGGCGCGCAGGTTGGCGATGGAGCTGACGATGGCCGTGAACACGAGGGGCACCACGGCGACGGTGAGCAGTTTGACGTAGCTCGATCCGATGGTCGACACCGTCTCGACGAGCCAGTTGGGGTTGCCGTCGGCGGCGTCGGGCATGGATCGGGCGATCAGTCCGACGACGACGCCGAGGATCAACCCGGCGACGATCTGGGGCCCGAACGACGTGAGCCAGTGCGGCAGTCGACGGGTGGGGGCAGCGCTGGGCGCGGACATGGTGGTGCCTTCCGAGAATGCTGGGGCGGCCGAGAACAACGGCCGAGAAAAAGGGTGCGCGGTGGACGAGTGGACCGGGGAGGAACACGGTCTATCGACAGATGGCGCTGGCCTGCAGGCGAAGGTCGACGTAGCGACGCGAGGTCAGGAGCAAGGGCACTCGGACGATGCTACGCCCGTGCCCGGGTCAGCTGACGCCGAGCCAGCGCAGGCCCGCGGTGACTGCCGTTGCGGCGACGACCACGAGCACGAAAGGCGCTCTGCGCCAGGCGAGAACAGCGGCGACGAGGACCCCGGCGGGGAGTGCGAGGCCCGCGTCACGGGGAAACGTCGAGGTCGCGACGAGGGCGACGAACACGACGGCGACCGCTGTGGTCATCGACTTCTCGGCCGACACGGACAGTTCCCGGCGCCCGCGCAGCGCGATCCCGATCAGGCGGAACGCGAACGTGCCGACGGCGAGTGCGGCGACACCCGCGAGAATGGCCCCGGTGCTCACGAGGCGTCGTTCCTACGCCCGTGTCGGAGCACGAACGGCATGACGGCGATCAGGGCGAGCACCACGGAGACGCCGGCGGGCACCACGACCCCAGCGGCGACGGCGACCACGGCGCCGACACCCGCGGCGATGCGTGTCACGCGATCGCGCAGGGAGGGCATCACGAGTGCGAGCAGGACGGCAGGAAAGGCGGCGTCGAGTCCGAGCGACTCCGCGCTCTCCACGCCGGCGCCGAGGCCTACACCGGCCAGCACGCCCAGATTCCACGCGAGGAAGAGGAACGCGCCGCAGAACCAGAACGAGAGGGTCCTGCCCCGCCTGGTGGTCGAGGCCATCGAGAAGGCGACCGACTCGTCGGTGACCAGATGGGCCCCG
This window harbors:
- a CDS encoding AzlD domain-containing protein gives rise to the protein MSTGAILAGVAALAVGTFAFRLIGIALRGRRELSVSAEKSMTTAVAVVFVALVATSTFPRDAGLALPAGVLVAAVLAWRRAPFVLVVVAATAVTAGLRWLGVS
- a CDS encoding AzlC family ABC transporter permease, coding for MSTMRSIWRTPLWLTLRDDPDVAVRDIAVVCLADALVGASLGAIAVASDLPWWLPCLLSIAVFAGASQFVFVGVLTGGGSVLAAVSSALLINGRLLPLSFSVAPLLGERPAVRLLGAHLVTDESVAFSMASTTRRGRTLSFWFCGAFLFLAWNLGVLAGVGLGAGVESAESLGLDAAFPAVLLALVMPSLRDRVTRIAAGVGAVVAVAAGVVVPAGVSVVLALIAVMPFVLRHGRRNDAS